In the Brassica napus cultivar Da-Ae chromosome A7, Da-Ae, whole genome shotgun sequence genome, one interval contains:
- the LOC125576625 gene encoding 26S proteasome non-ATPase regulatory subunit 10-like, with amino-acid sequence MDCVVASLLAIWVLQRRKSDIKSVWLWNLQIVKLLSSVDESKTVINSKDDEGWAPLHSAASIGKGELVEILLTRGADVNVKNNGGRTALYYAASKGWLEIAQLYFKSDERVPTELKKSIMQARGEKKLTHSQLAQVHYFSLHSVSFFSEFNSIHWSDQNIHLLEFGNR; translated from the exons ATGGATTGTGTTGTTGCAAGTTTGTTAGCGATTTGGGTTTTACAAAGGAGAAAGTCAGATATTAAAAGCGTATGGTTGTGGAATTTGCAGATAGTGAAGTTGCTATCAAGTGTAGATGAATCAAAGACTGTAATCAATAGTAAGGATGATGAAGGATGGGCTCCTCTACATTCTGCTGCTAGCATCGGCAAGGGGGAGCTCGTTGAAATCTTATTGACTAGAG GTGCTGATGTGAATGTCAAAAACAATGGTGGTCGCACTGCTCTTTATTATGCTGCTAGCAAGGGATGGTTGGAAATCGCTCAgctttattttaaatcagatgaacgtGTGCCTACTGAGTTGAAGAAATCAATCATGCAAGCCCGAGGGGAGAAGAAGCTCACCCATTCCCAACTCGCTCAAGTACACTACTTCTCTCTTCACTCGGTCTCTTTTTTTTCTGAGTTTAATAGTATCCATTGGTCTGATCAGAATATACACTTGTTAGAATTTGGGAATAGGTGA
- the LOC106360936 gene encoding potassium channel GORK, whose translation MGCLRRRQESIAEEDDINDDVSRRRGGFSLAESFRWLDSPEHLKDDSDGPNEYPWIIKPSIRWYKAWELFILVWAIYSSLFTPMEFGFFRGLPENLFILDIVGQIAFLVDIVLQFFVAFQDKHNYRIDSKPTHIALRYLKSHFFLDLVSCFPWDLIYKASGKHEVVRYILWIRLFRVRKVIEFFQRLEKDTRINYLFTRILKLIFVEVYCTHTAACIFYYLATTLPAENEGYTWIGSLKLGDYSYENFRKIDIWKRYTTSLYFAIVTMATVGYGDIHAVNLREMIFVMIYVSFDMVLGAYLIGNITALIVKGSNTERFRDKMNDLASFMNRKKLRGDIRSQITHHVRLQYDSKFTNTVMLQDIPASIRAKIAQLLYTPYIEKIPLFKGCSSEFINQIVVRLHEEYFFPGEVITEQGNVVDHLYFVCEGSLEALETKTDGTEDLVELLEPHTSFGDISIICNISQPFTIRVRSLCHLLRLDKQSFSNILEIYFHDGRKILNNLMEGKESNERIKKLESDIMIHIGKQEAELALKVNSAAFQGDIYQLKSLVRSGADPNKTDYDGRAPLHLAASRGYEDITLFLIQEGVDINQKDKFGNTPLLEAVKAGQDRVIDLLVKEGASFDLEDAGNFLCTVVVKGDSDFLKRLLSSGMDPNTEDYDHRTPLHVAASEGLFLMAKMLVEAGASVVAKDRWGNSPLDEARMCGNKKLIKLLEDADTAQPYIRPSSFHEPQDEKFERRKCTVFPFHPHEEPSRKHGVMVWLPRDLQKLVETAAQELGISNEVSFVILAEEGGRITDIDMISDGQKLYLISDSTDQST comes from the exons atggggTGTCTCCGGCGACGGCAAGAGAGTATAGCCGAGGAAGATGATATAAACGACGACGTTTCAAGGAGAAGAGGTGGGTTCAGCTTGGCCGAGTCGTTCCGGTGGCTTGATTCCCCTGAGCATCTGAAAGATGATTCCGATGGCCCTAACGAATACCCTTGGATCATTAAGCCCTCAATTAg GTGGTACAAGGCATGGGAGTTATTCATATTGGTCTGGGCAATATACTCGTCTTTGTTCACTCCCATGGAGTTTGGTTTCTTCCGCGGTCTACCCGAAAACCTCTTCATACTCGACATTGTTGGTCAGATCGCATTTTTGGTCGATATTGTTCTACAGTTTTTTGTCGCCTTCCAAGATAAGCATAACTACCGAATTGACAGCAAACCAACACATATTGCTCTCCG GTACTTGAAATCgcattttttcttggatttggtCAGTTGCTTCCCATGGGATCTCATCTATAAG GCTTCAGGGAAACATGAGGTGGTGAGGTACATATTGTGGATAAGGCTGTTTCGTGTGCGCAAAGTGATTGAGTTCTTCCAAAGGCTTGAGAAAGACACGAGAATCAACTATCTCTTCACCAGAATCTTGAAGCTCATTTTCGTTGAGGTTTACTGTACTCACACTGCTGCATGCATCTTCTATTACTTGGCCACCACTCTTCCTGCTGAGAACGAAGGTTATACTTGGATCGGTAGCCTGAAGTTAGGAGACTATAGCTACGAGAATTTCCGAAAGATCGACATCTGGAAACGTTACACCACATCTCTCTACTTCGCCATTGTCACTATGGCTACTGTCG GTTATGGAGACATACATGCCGTAAATTTAAGGGAAATGATATTTGTAATGATATATGTTTCGTTCGATATGGTTCTTGGTGCGTACCTTATTGGTAACATCACTGCCTTGATTGTGAAAGGATCAAACACAGAGAGATTTAGAGATAAAATGAATGATCTGGCAAGTTTCATGAACCGAAAAAAACTTAGGGGAGACATTCGTAGCCAGATAACTCATCACGTTAGATTGCAGTACGACAGTAAATTCACCAACACTGTCATGCTTCAAGACATCCCAGCCTCTATCCGCGCCAAG ATTGCGCAGTTATTATACACGCCTTACATTGAGAAAATCCCTCTGTTCAAGGGCTGCTCATCAGAGTTTATTAACCAGATAGTTGTAAGGCTCCATGAAGAGTATTTTTTTCCAGGAGAAGTAATCACAGAGCAAGGAAACGTcgttgatcatttgtatttcgTCTGTGAAGGCTCACTG GAGGCTCTTGAAACAAAAACAGATGGAACAGAAGACCTTGTGGAGTTGCTTGAGCCTCACACTTCTTTTGGTGATATATCCATCATCTGCAACATCTCTCAACCTTTCACTATTAGAGTTCGTTCATTGTGCCATCTTTTACGCCTCGATAAACAGTCTTTCTCCAACATCCTCGAGATTTATTTTCATGATGGACGCAAAATCCTAAACAATCTTATGGAG GGTAAAGAATCAAATGAGAGGATAAAGAAGCTCGAATCTGACATTATGATTCACATTGGGAAACAAGAAGCAGAACTTGCATTGAAGGTAAACAGTGCAGCTTTCCAAGGAGATATCTACCAGCTTAAAAGCTTAGTCCGCTCTGGCGCCGATCCTAACAAAACAGATTACGATGGAAGAGCACCGCTT CATCTTGCAGCGTCTAGGGGATACGAAGACATTACATTGTTTCTTATTCAAGAAGGCGTCGATATAAATCAAAAAG ATAAATTTGGCAATACACCATTGTTAGAGGCTGTAAAAGCAGGGCAAGACAGAGTGATCGATTTGCTTGTCAAAGAAGGAGCTTCCTTTGATTTAGAAGATGCTGGAAACTTTCTCTGCACGGTAGTTGTGAAAGGCGACTCTGATTTTCTTAAGAGATTGCTCTCAAGCGGTATGGACCCAAACACCGAAGATTATGATCATAGAACACCGCTTCATGTCGCTGCTTCAGAAGGCTTATTCTTGATGGCTAAGATGCTTGTTGAAGCTGGAGCTAGCGTTGTCGCTAAAGACCG GTGGGGAAACTCTCCGCTTGATGAAGCTCGAATGTGTGGAAACAAGAAATTGATTAAGTTACTTGAAGACGCGGATACAGCTCAGCCTTATATACGCCCGTCAAGCTTTCATGAACCACAAG ATGAGAAATTTGAGAGACGGAAATGCACAGTGTTTCCATTCCACCCACATGAGGAGCCGAGTAGAAAGCATGGAGTTATGGTTTGGCTTCCGCGTGACCTCCAGAAACTTGTGGAAACAGCTGCGCAAGAGCTCGGGATATCTAATGAAGTCTCCTTTGTAATATTGGCCGAGGAAGGAGGTCGAATCACAGACATTGATATGATCAGTGATGGACAGAAACTGTATTTGATCAGTGATAGTACTGATCAATCAACCTGA